TGAGGTGTGGCAAGAAGTACCATACATTTACACTTGTGTTAGGAACAAATAAATGTCCATTTCTGTAGGACAACAGCTGAAAAGTTTGCTTTTAGCCAAAAGAAATGACATACAACACACTTAAgacagcatgtgtgtgtataaccTACAGCCATGGGAAAAATTATTAGGCCACTCTTGTTTCTTTAGTTTCGTGTTAATTTCTAATGCCTGCTACCACTAGCGctgcatttgtttggacaaatattacaataataaattgcTCATAAGAGTTGAAGAGCTGATATTTAGCTATTTTCCATGGTTTTATTGATAACCAaaaatcactgggaatacaaCTAAGCTCaagcatgtcaaataggacAAAGTGTTATGGAATCAGCTGCATTTTGTCATATTGATTGTATTATTCAGGTAATATACCAttagtggtaccaggcattaaaatgaacaagagattgaagaaacaagggtggtctaatgctttttcccccctctccatGACTGTTACTCAAAATGATGGCTACCACTTAATGTGTCAGATCTGTTTCACATCAACAAGCAAAAACCAGGTAATACACGCACTTCTTAAACAAACTGTGACTGTCCTCACATGGACAACATCAGTCCCGAAGTTATGCAACACCCCAGtaagctattaaaaaaatatatgcaccAATCAGCTGCTGTAGAAAAAGCGGAGAAGAAATGTTCTGTTCATAAGAGTGAAACAAAGAGCAGCTCCGTACACACACAGGCAGTCACAAGGGAATAATTTCTGCTCTTGACAAAGTAGTTGAGTGATGTAAAACGATGCGCTGCTGTGTTTTATTCTGACTTAATGAGAACGTGGCCAATCAGTGGTTAAGGGCTGACATTTTAGGATGCATATTGCAATCACCTGACACTCACTGGTTGGAAACATGTTATAATTAGTCTTCTAAGAGGCCACCATATTAATAAAGTATTCTTTCAAATGCTTTtgtccacatttaaatatgacaaaattaaaactaaatttTCTCTAACTGAGGAACCTTGAGTCTTTTTGGTGAATCAGTTTATTTATCAGCTTTTGTGTTGACATAATATCAACATTACATTCTATGTTTCGACACAGCGTCACAGATCCTCAATCATAAAATGCATGAGACTTGTCAGACAACCTAAAACTGTCCAATCAGTTTAAAAGTGCTACAATCTGATGCAGAGTAACATATCGTATATTACAATTAAAGTTTTACCTTTTCAAGATGATGCATGAAACATACACCAACTTCATTAATACAATGGCAACAGTACAAGACACCATCACGTTTGGGCTTGACATAGACATCTGAGATTAAAACTATACATGGAACACAAGAGTCAATCGAGCTCAAGACCAAGTGAATGCCACTGGACAAAATTCTCAGATGTTGGTATCAGGTGTTTTATTTCTCCTGAAAATGATGCCTGCAGGTCAACATTGCCTGAAGAGCTACTGAGTGCGTGCCACATATGTACCAATTATTTAGGAGGGATGCGGAAGCTGTGTTGCCGCAGTCATCAGAAGAGATTCAGGTTCCGAAAGCGCACAGTAGAGTGTGTAGCCCAGCTCATCCACTTCCTGCTCAGTCAGTTCACAGAATAAGTTAACTTTTGGGTTAAGGGCGCAGGGCAGTTGCCCCTCCTCCAGGTATCCCACTAACGCCTTTAGCAGCTGTAGGAAGTTGTCCGCCAGTGCCTCGTGGGTCCAGTCACGTTTTTCGCTTAGCAGCAAGATGGTGTTGGTGAGCTGGCTGGCATTAAGCCGGTTGAGGGCAGGATTGAGTTTGCACACAGCCTTGGCCACCTTGAGGCAAGCGCATCGATAGCCTCCATCTTCTTGATCCAAGGCCCTAAGTCGTGCAGTTTCAGCCACTCGGAAGCTCTGCCTCCACAGGTTTTCGTGGCGCTCTGCGGCAAGCCGATGCGGTTTGGCTATAAGAGATGTCCCATCCTCCATCACAAGTAATGGCAAAAAGTCCACATAAAGCTTTCGGTCCGTCTCGTACTGCACCTCCAGGGTCAGTGTTTCTGAGGGGACCACAGGACGAATCACATAGTCCAGCACGCTGCCAATAGCAGGCCAGTTAATAGAACCAACCAGCTTGTCAAACACTTCCAGGACTGATTTAGGGGAGAGGTAACCCCCCACCATGCAGCGGTCCCAGTAGCTGCTGTTCCGTGGGAAATATTCTAAGTTCTCTCTGCGGACCAGCCAGAAACCTGGAACGTTCATGATTGTGTCCTCCCCTGGAATGGATGACCACAGGTTCTTCTCCAGAATGAGAGGCACCATCAGCTGGGCGTGGTCAGCCATCACCACCTTGGTGATGGACGAGTTGCGTTTGAATCAAAGAGTGGGTCGGACTAATGCAAAGCAAGGACAGAAAAGATGCGTTACGTCTCACCTGCAAGTCATCGTAGAGGCTGCCGCTCAGGTACATCTCTCGGAGCGGCATGTCGGGAAGTTTGGCGTGCAGGAACACTCTGAGCTCGGCGCAGATGTCCAGCGCTGCCCTCCGGGCCACAGCCTGCTCCTCGGAGGGAATGTCCACATTGTTTTGGTAGAAATCCCACAGACGCTCCTGCAGGGAGAGGCGCATCCGAGCACGGAGCAGGTCGGACTGAGTCGGGCCACTCCCTTTCACTGCAGCTCGACCCACTGCCCTCCGCAGATAGTCTGGGGAGCAATAGAGAGGGCAGGATTAAAAGATCAAAAGAATAGGGGGTGAAAGGTCATTTCAATGGAACTGTAGTACAAATTACAAGAGGAGTAGCCATCTTCTACAATGTAACACATCCAAAACAAAGTTATCTCTTCAGACATTCTAATCTAACTCCTCTATGCGGCCGACTGTAGCAGAAACACCCACTGTGAACAAATGGCAAGAATCCTCCAAATTGGATGTCTGTTtccaaatacagaaatagaagcAACAAAATGGTTTAACAAATTAGTCATTTGAAGCAACTACATACTAAGTTTTTTTGTACACACCTGGTTCAAATGAATTTGAAGCAGTGGGCAGGGACTGGAGTGACCTGCTAACGGTGGCCTTCATGTCGTGGTTCAGTAATCGAGGTGACGAACCCACCCAGGCGGGCTCTTCCCAGCTTTGTTTTCCTTTCTGCTCCATCTTGGTGGGGCTGGTTGGAGCACTGATGGCACGGTCATACATCTGAACGACAAAGACAGTTATTGTTGACGAATGTGGCagtgagaaaaataaagaaatagaaTCGCATCTTGCATACTCTTTTGACAGCAAGCGTTGCAATGCCAAGCATGGCTGCTCCGCCGACACCCAAAACAAGCTTAGCATTGGAAAGCATGAAATCGATGGCCGTGCCGATGCCATTGTCATCTTTCTTCCCTTTACGGTCTCCATTCACTCCGGCCATCCTGGAGCTAAAAGAAGGAATACACAAAGATTTTTCCAACAAATTAATTTACTTTTCTATAAATGAATATGCACCAATGAACATCTAGTAAAGCCAAATTTCAGATTAAGAAAAAGATTCTCTAATAATAACAACTTATGTCCCCTTACCATTCATAATTTTGTCTATCCATAATCCTAATTTATTTGTCTTGCTCACCTGTAGTGGGTGCTTCTGTTTCCAGAACTGCAGACAACAATACCACAGAACTCAACAGTATCACCACATTTAACATTATGAAACGTAGCAATAGAAGTTAAATGATGATGATAGTAgaccaaaatccatccatcctgaTAGGgccacgggtgagctggagtctgaCCCAGCTGACCCACACAAGTACAggaacatgcaaacatgcagAAAGGCCAACGCAGCGATCCAAACCCCAAACTGTGAGGCCTTTGGGATAACCACTaactcaccgtgctgcctagcAAGCCCCAACTTACTATTGCCAATTAAGATACAACTATTACTAATATTGTTGCATGTAGTGTTATATTATATAATTCTCCCCCATTACTCTAAACTCAGTTTGTGTCAGTCCAACTAGCAGACATCAATCCCACACGCTGTCCAAACACGTTTAAGACCAGACTTTTTTTTGCCTCGGTAATTAAAGTGCTTAGGCATCTTTAGTCTTTTTAATATGAAAGGAGGAACTGGCTCTagattaataatacattttatagatAAAGTATTAGAAAACCCACCTGGGAGAAATATGTCAAGATGACCCCTCTCCCCCAAAATCCCCTACATAAGCCCACCCAATCGGCTACTGAGGAAGAACTGGCCCCTCTTCAGCGCCTCCTCCTTGTCTTCAGGTGTCGTCAGGGTTTGGCAGCGCCGAAACTCACGAGCCACAGCGCGGCGATAGTAGTTGCGGTCAGTGTACTGAAGGTGACGCCCTGCACGGAGCAGCGCCCGGTACAGCTGCAGCACAGCACTGCTAGACCAGCCGCCCATGAGGGACCACACTTGGATAGGGGGGACACCCTGGTACCTGGACAAAGTGAAAAAGGAGCATCATGGAGTGATCAAGGTAGAAAATCAGATTTAATAAGATGACAACTGGTGCAGGAGAAATTAGTCACACAATATTGTGCAAGTGTAAGGCCACCACTAAGTCAAAAGCCTTAGGTCACAATTAGCTTTCTTTTGACTCTTTCCCACAGCAGTCAATATGACTATGAAAACATTAATCGGAAAAGGTCCACAAGACATTGTACAGGAATGGTGCATGAAGGAACAACTGTTACATTTCAACAACCAATTCTATTCTGAtccattttggtgatgatttgGATATGGGTACAtttccctcccccctcccctcaatGTGAGTCAATATGGTACCAATGGAATCATCAAACCCACAGAATCATATTGGCACCTTGTCTGGTCGTCATCTTTCATTGACCAGGAAGTACTCTAACTAactaagaaacaaacaaacggaCAAATAAACCATATGGATTGCTCCATGGATAGTTTTCACTTTTATGAATAGTTTAGCTTTGGTGGAGTTCTGTGCTCAATTTAATGATCATACTAGGTCACTCTCTCATTTCTAAAGCAACAAATATAATGGTGGCCTAACACTTTACACAGGGTTTAAGAGAGACCGAGATTCAGAAACATCTATCAACAGTACTACAACTTTGCACTCAACATTTTTGCACAGCACATCctgaacaaaatatttcaatatattgtaatattcAAATGCCACATAACCAAGATATCAACGAGATGGCTGACACACGCTGCAAATATCAAGACAGGTCTCCAGTCCCCAGAGGCTGAAGCTAACGTTAGCAAATACACATACCCAGCAACAATGTGAGTGCCTATCTGAGTTCCAATGTTAAGTGGTGAAACGATCATAACTGTGGCCAGATAAATGGAAGTTGCAAAGGTTAATTTCAAAAGAGAAAATGGCTGACTGGAAGGAAAGTCACTCTTCTGACTTGCTCGTTAGCGTATCACACCCACTGACGTCGGCCAAGCGCTGACCTACACGTAAATCACGCACGAGACACGGCGAGtgataaaatgtcaaattaaccACAcgtcaaacaaaaaacaagcacttACGTGTTAAAATTAGACTGGTGATTTTCAAAAAGCTCAACAGTCCTCCCCAGTGCCGGGGGTCAAGCTACTACTGTCACAACCGGAAACAAATAGACGACTCGCATTCTGCTTCCGGGTAAAACTTTTTCCGTGAGATTGACAGGGCGCGCTGAAAATGATACATTTAGTCATTTTGCGGGGAATCCTCAATTTATGAATATTAATTGAAGTGAGGCGTGGATTGTTCTCTTCAAATTTAAAAGAACATCAGAAAGTTACACTTAAAACTATTACACAATATCTAACTAACTAACATGTATATTTCAACGTTTCTCGATATTGAtgacaaatgttcatttttataAAACTGGACCTGAAAGTGTGACtcatttatgattatttttttctgccacaTTGGCTGCTGCATTCATGAAATATAAGATTACgcttaatggggaaaaaatatgatTACTCCTTTGAGTCAAAAGATAAAAACTGTATACGATTGTGAATTAACAAGGCAAACTTGACTCCAAGTCCCGACGTCACGaattaggccacgccccttaaagggaCACAGCCAACACACATACTGCAGTATGTACAGTAGTGACACAAAAAATTGTTTCCCCCTTACATTCTCTTTTAGTATGTTTTATTAGGGCTTCATAAAATACTTATACAGTGgtatttttctttataaaacAGAACCAAAAAAATGGTATTTTGGGGGAAACACTGGAAAGGATTTattgcatttcaattaatttcaatggggaaatcaATTTCATATaagagtaaattgagttacaagcttggtcaatGAACATATTAGTGAAggtaacatattttacattagaaaaatcttatagtacaacaccaaacaaaaattctGTTTGCCAGAATGGGGAACCCCTTGTCAGCAGTCAGTCAAAAAAATGTACCCCAGTTCAAGTATTTCCTCTTGCTCCTCCAAAGTCATGTCCTTTGTAGCTTCAGTTGTGCTACAGCAGTGGTTTTGTCAAACCTATTACATCAATTACCACCTAGAAATTACTTAGCTGTCGGTACCAACATGACCAACATTacaatacagtagcatagtaggtctacgttttcatcaaaaaaacaagacagtaGTTTTATTACTAAAAGGTACtgcctattattattactgtaagCCGCTGTAataatttgtacattttaaacattaacactgcactcaGATATACGAAACAAAAAATcttaatgattaaattaaaatgtattgcatgtaAAATTAAAGAAATTTGTACTCTCTTTTTAAACGAACAGTTCTATTTGAttagattaaatgcaaatgtattgaagttaaaagttaaataccattgcactgtacttaggcagtgattcttttaggTACCACTCAAGGGAGCCTGTGTACTACTAACGGTCTCCATACTACACTTTTGAGTGTCACTGAGCTACACTATATGGATTCCTAACTCAGTCCAGGGCTTCTGCTCAAGAGTTTGCAGGTGTTTTCCTATTGTCTGGCACAGCGCAGCAATGTGGACACCTTGCCATTTCTCGGAGTGCATGGACATGTTAAGCTCGGTTCATTTCCAGATCATCTCTCATGACGTGcagcggcacagtggttgggaatggTTGGGAATCTGAACTAGAAGCAAGCAGCAAGCTAGCATGTCTACGTTTATTTCTTAAAGTGTACTGTAGTTTTGACTGAGACTCGTTAGTCAATCACAGAACAGTACCATATCATGTCAATTTATTTGGACTGTTGACCCTGACGATGAGATAAGAATAGtatttgtgcagtcacaataaTTTCAGGAGACCACCAAAAAAATCTAAGCACTTACCAAGCGTCCAATTAGATTGCGGtggtttcattgttttttcctCACGCCTCCATTTGGCTTTGAGTTGCTGTGATGTATTAAACTAAATAAATGCCATTCTTGATTTCAGCAAGGTGACACCCATCATGCACGCCCAATTTCTGAGGGAATTATTTGTAGTTTATTTCTTGAGTCGAAGAATTCCATccatttaatgatttaaaataacAGTGGGGAGTATGTGTGTAGGTGTATGTGGTATATAAACTGGCATAACAACATACAATTCACAAAATGTCCTACTTACAAGAAAGACAACTTTACATTCTTTAAAGTCTTcatgaaaaaaactgaaaatgtttgtcttttaaGTTGCATTTACAAATATTTCCAAGATGGTGCTACTATGATCAGGGGGCCCTAGGAAGaggttttttttgcttgtttgtttttttgcctttggTAGTAACCAGCacgttttttttgtggaaaatatttattgtaggAGCATACCTTTGCGATTAAAAATCTACTTACAGAGGTTTAAAAATGAGTGATAAACCAACGAAATTGCACAAAATAAGCAAAAACTTCAGTCCTTACACATGTATTATTTCTACGATGTATGCTGTGATTACATATTTTGGTCAACCTTGCAACATAGTTTGCATTACTGCAACTTTCGCTGGCACAATTCTTGTAAATTCATACAGAAGTTGAGAACAATCAATTGATGAAAACATCTAAATAACTGAAGactttaaaaatgaatgtatATCTTATTTTTGAAGAAACAAAGAGTAAAATGTTCTTGTTCCCATTGAAACAGAAAgatatttagaaataaatataacaaaaaagcTGGACATTCAAATAATTTGCATCATTGAGGCACGATATGATTGACAGTTCATGCTGTGTATATATCTTTAGTCAGAGGAGggaagttggtgttcgagaggaggatgcaggggataggcttacatggaaaaggatgacgcgctgtggcgacccctaaagggacaagccgaaaggaaaagaagatatatAATTCGTCAGATATCCATTGCCAGAGTATTGATGATCATGGCATATACTTATTTCCTTTTAGTCTCGGAATAATCTGTATGTCTCTTACATCATTATGCTGAAGAAGCCAACACAAGTATCGCTCCGTCCCCATCCCCCACCCGCTGGTAAGAAGTGGTTTCACCTCGCGCATGTCAGCGTACCACTTATAGGGCTGCTGTGGAACTGCATGGTGTCTGAGAGCCTCCTGTACCATGGAAGGGGTGGAATGACGTTCACCAAGACCCACAGTCTCTCCCAAGCCCAGCAGAAGGTCTGCAGCCTTGGCTTTGCACTGCCCACTGCCCTCCACATAGGCCTGGTAGAAGGGAACTGCCAGATGGTCCATCTCAGTCAGCCAAACAACACCACCGTATTTTTCTATCAACACCCGCTCTCCTTTGCGTGTAAGCTTTCTGCCAAACTGGGGCTGACCATCTTGTACCCACTCCAAGCAATCAGCAGAAGGCATAATTGAAATGGCCTGGTCTAGAGAGACTCGTGGTAGTGTTTTTTCCCCATCCAATTTACTCAGCATCAACGTGACGTGTGTGAGGGTCCCAGCAATGCTGAGGATTAGATCTGAGTGTCTCTTCAGCATGGACTTGGTGAGATGACACAAATATCCCTCTGCTATTGAAATGGCACAGTCTATGTCACCCAACAGTTCACACTCCACATGGTAGAATTGGTTCAAGTGTGTGGCATCAGGATCTTCTCCTCTAAAACTGGGGGATATGTAGTAGGTCCCCTGCAGGTTATCCTGGAAACGGAGGAAATATTCAAGCACAAATTGCATAGAGTCTGCTAGGTAGATGTCTTGACCCAAAAGATTAACAGAAACCGGCTTTGAATCAGACCCCAGACCCATTGGGGAGGAGATGGTGTCTGTAGTGAGAGGCGTCAGAGCATAAGAGTACTGACAGGAATTGCTAAAATATTCCACTGTGCTGTGGAAAAGAGTGTTCTGTATCTGGAACAGGTTGCGATACCACTGGCTCGTGATAGCGAGTATGGAGTGGGACTGAGGGTCTTCCCATGATTTTGGAGGCTGGCACTGAGTGATTTTGGAGTACAGCATTTTGAGGTCATCTGGGTGAGCAGCTGGACCATCAAGTGAGGATACATATCCAGGGTATTTTAGGAATAATTCTGCTTGTGGTCGAGCCAGTTTAAGGCCTTCTGGAAAAGGTAGCACAGGGATCAGCTTGGCATGAGCATAGTTAATTTCAAAGCCCTCAAAGATAAGTGCAACACATTGAGCTTCCATTCCCTCTTCCAGCAGTTGGGCGACTTTATAAGTTGCCAAGATCAGAGCTTTGTAGTCATTATCCTTCAGTTTCAAGATGTCACTGGGCAGTGGTTTGCGTGGCACCACAACAGTTATTCCAGGAGTGTTTGGGTAGGGTGTTAGAAAGGCAACATGTTGACTGTCTTCCCATACTCTCCACTGTTGCTCCTCTCCTCGTACAATGCGACTGAATAGGTCATCATCAGAGCAAGTCCCCAAAAATTCAAAGCTAGAGGGTGCATTTGTGGTTGGTAATCCTTTCCTAATTTGGGCTTGAACCTTGTCCAGTGCTGCATCATCCCAACGTGGACCACTTTTAGAGGTACAGTATCCAGGGTTGTAAGAGTAAAATTCCTCTTGGCTGGCAAGATGGGGATGCCACTTTGGCCCTAAACCATGTAGGGGTAGCAGTCTGATTTGTGCTGGTTGATTGGCGTTGGGATAGAAAACCAAAGCACAACGTTGAACTCCCAGTTGTCCACATAGAATACTTGATACAGATTTCGCTTCTTGTAGCAGAGACACAAAATCAGGTTCAGCCAAATGGAAGATGCTTTGGGCCCCACTAAGAGTTTTTCTGCTCAAAATAGTTGACCCAGGGGTCCAAGGGTTGGGATTAAGGTATGCAATCAGGTCATCTTTTTCCCAGATCACATTA
This Phycodurus eques isolate BA_2022a chromosome 16, UOR_Pequ_1.1, whole genome shotgun sequence DNA region includes the following protein-coding sequences:
- the mief1 gene encoding mitochondrial dynamics protein MID51 isoform X2: MFACSCTCVGQLGQTPAHPWPYQDGWILVYYHHHLTSIATFHNVKCGDTVEFCGIVVCSSGNRSTHYSSRMAGVNGDRKGKKDDNGIGTAIDFMLSNAKLVLGVGGAAMLGIATLAVKRMYDRAISAPTSPTKMEQKGKQSWEEPAWVGSSPRLLNHDMKATVSRSLQSLPTASNSFEPDYLRRAVGRAAVKGSGPTQSDLLRARMRLSLQERLWDFYQNNVDIPSEEQAVARRAALDICAELRVFLHAKLPDMPLREMYLSGSLYDDLQVVMADHAQLMVPLILEKNLWSSIPGEDTIMNVPGFWLVRRENLEYFPRNSSYWDRCMVGGYLSPKSVLEVFDKLVGSINWPAIGSVLDYVIRPVVPSETLTLEVQYETDRKLYVDFLPLLVMEDGTSLIAKPHRLAAERHENLWRQSFRVAETARLRALDQEDGGYRCACLKVAKAVCKLNPALNRLNASQLTNTILLLSEKRDWTHEALADNFLQLLKALVGYLEEGQLPCALNPKVNLFCELTEQEVDELGYTLYCALSEPESLLMTAATQLPHPS
- the mief1 gene encoding mitochondrial dynamics protein MID51 isoform X1 gives rise to the protein MFACSCTCVGQLGQTPAHPWPYQDGWILVYYHHHLTSIATFHNVKCGDTVEFCGIVVCSSGNRSTHYSSRMAGVNGDRKGKKDDNGIGTAIDFMLSNAKLVLGVGGAAMLGIATLAVKRMYDRAISAPTSPTKMEQKGKQSWEEPAWVGSSPRLLNHDMKATVSRSLQSLPTASNSFEPDIQFGGFLPFVHNYLRRAVGRAAVKGSGPTQSDLLRARMRLSLQERLWDFYQNNVDIPSEEQAVARRAALDICAELRVFLHAKLPDMPLREMYLSGSLYDDLQVVMADHAQLMVPLILEKNLWSSIPGEDTIMNVPGFWLVRRENLEYFPRNSSYWDRCMVGGYLSPKSVLEVFDKLVGSINWPAIGSVLDYVIRPVVPSETLTLEVQYETDRKLYVDFLPLLVMEDGTSLIAKPHRLAAERHENLWRQSFRVAETARLRALDQEDGGYRCACLKVAKAVCKLNPALNRLNASQLTNTILLLSEKRDWTHEALADNFLQLLKALVGYLEEGQLPCALNPKVNLFCELTEQEVDELGYTLYCALSEPESLLMTAATQLPHPS
- the LOC133414555 gene encoding mitochondrial ribosome and complex I assembly factor AltMIEF1-like, translating into MGGWSSSAVLQLYRALLRAGRHLQYTDRNYYRRAVAREFRRCQTLTTPEDKEEALKRGQFFLSSRLGGLM